From the genome of Thermoleophilaceae bacterium, one region includes:
- a CDS encoding zinc-binding dehydrogenase — MKAATIVDGELEVREHPDPEPGSGELLVRVRAAGLNGADMLQRKGFYPAPPGSPQDIPGLELAGEVAALGPGTSRFEEGERVMAIVGGGGQAELCLLHERAAMPVPDDLGWPEAGGFPEVFVTAHDALFTQAGLRPGERLLVHGAAGGVGTAAAQLGRACGARVTATVRNEELRPHVAELGAEAIAPEGFEEHGPFDVVLELVGAPNLGADVKSLAPGGRIVVIGIGAGAKAELNLGALMGARGRVMGSTLRARPLEEKAAAMRAVERHVLPLVAAGAVSVPVAEAFPLERVADAYERFAAGGKLGKVVLTVP, encoded by the coding sequence CTGCTGGTGCGGGTCCGGGCCGCCGGCCTGAACGGCGCGGACATGCTGCAGCGCAAGGGCTTCTACCCGGCCCCGCCCGGCTCTCCGCAGGACATCCCGGGCCTGGAGCTCGCGGGCGAGGTGGCCGCGCTCGGGCCGGGGACCAGCCGTTTCGAGGAGGGCGAGCGCGTGATGGCCATCGTGGGCGGCGGCGGCCAGGCGGAGCTGTGCCTGCTCCACGAGCGGGCCGCGATGCCGGTCCCGGACGACCTCGGCTGGCCGGAGGCGGGCGGCTTTCCCGAGGTGTTCGTCACCGCGCACGACGCGCTCTTCACCCAGGCCGGCCTGCGGCCGGGGGAGCGGCTGCTCGTGCACGGGGCGGCCGGTGGTGTGGGCACGGCCGCCGCGCAGCTGGGCCGCGCCTGCGGCGCCCGCGTGACCGCCACCGTGCGCAACGAGGAGCTGCGGCCGCATGTGGCAGAGCTGGGCGCCGAGGCCATCGCGCCGGAGGGCTTCGAGGAGCATGGCCCGTTCGACGTGGTGCTCGAGCTCGTGGGCGCCCCCAACCTGGGAGCCGACGTGAAGTCGCTGGCGCCGGGCGGCCGGATCGTGGTCATCGGCATCGGGGCCGGCGCCAAGGCCGAGCTCAACCTCGGCGCGCTCATGGGCGCCCGCGGCCGCGTGATGGGCTCCACTCTGCGCGCGCGCCCCCTGGAGGAGAAGGCCGCCGCGATGCGCGCGGTGGAGCGCCACGTGCTGCCGCTGGTCGCCGCGGGCGCCGTCTCGGTGCCGGTGGCCGAGGCCTTCCCGCTCGAGCGCGTCGCGGACGCCTATGAGCGCTTCGCCGCCGGCGGCAAGCTCGGCAAGGTCGTCCTGACGGTTCCTTGA